The proteins below are encoded in one region of Paenibacillus albus:
- a CDS encoding GyrI-like domain-containing protein codes for MSIAPRFVQHSERKIVGIGRIGEPVNPGAAWPVLFKRIDEVVDRVNHKQTIGIMKRDVLGYMAGVETEPSSEIPEGMHSFTIPAGQYAAAVHRGPISRINETFVELMSWLGANQYEQFDIVCFEVYDERYKGEDCESEFDMFVQIKPASVQGTIEIDLVEVQPFKALAVRTGLIPDKSGTRVAWNKLTSQIPLEDSRLSDGPLAYVFIPQSQWSKEVETLWVGLAVREFGNVPDGIETLEVSGGLCVSARVLGNEDHMWKVYDAIFAWLEQSPDYEIDTREGVLGMETVPLEPSNALTIPYSEINTFDFTMLYPIRKKEE; via the coding sequence GTGAGTATTGCGCCTAGATTCGTTCAGCATTCGGAACGTAAGATTGTCGGCATAGGCCGTATCGGAGAACCTGTCAACCCAGGGGCTGCCTGGCCTGTGTTGTTTAAGAGAATCGACGAAGTGGTTGATAGAGTGAACCACAAGCAAACAATCGGGATCATGAAGAGAGATGTGCTCGGCTATATGGCGGGAGTTGAAACGGAGCCATCCAGCGAGATTCCCGAAGGAATGCATTCTTTTACTATTCCAGCCGGTCAATATGCAGCTGCCGTACATCGCGGACCTATTAGCAGAATCAATGAAACATTCGTGGAACTCATGAGCTGGCTTGGAGCGAACCAATACGAGCAATTCGATATTGTCTGCTTCGAGGTATACGACGAAAGATACAAAGGTGAAGATTGCGAAAGCGAGTTCGATATGTTCGTACAGATTAAGCCAGCGTCTGTGCAGGGAACAATTGAGATTGATCTAGTAGAAGTACAGCCGTTCAAGGCTTTGGCAGTAAGGACGGGGTTGATACCTGACAAGAGCGGAACCCGAGTCGCTTGGAACAAGCTTACATCGCAGATCCCGCTTGAGGATTCGCGACTCTCGGACGGGCCATTGGCTTATGTGTTTATCCCTCAATCGCAGTGGAGCAAAGAAGTCGAAACACTGTGGGTCGGTTTAGCTGTTCGTGAGTTTGGGAATGTACCGGATGGAATCGAGACCTTGGAAGTAAGTGGCGGACTTTGCGTGAGCGCCCGAGTACTCGGGAATGAAGACCATATGTGGAAAGTCTACGATGCAATATTCGCTTGGCTTGAGCAATCGCCTGATTATGAGATCGATACCCGTGAAGGAGTTCTCGGGATGGAGACAGTTCCACTTGAACCCTCGAACGCGCTTACGATCCCTTATTCAGAAATCAATACATTTGACTTTACGATGCTATATCCGATTCGCAAGAAGGAAGAGTAG
- a CDS encoding fatty acid desaturase — MMESEQENWRKEIAAYEKPRLKNSIWQLVNTIGPVVLLWLAAYWSLSVSIWLTLALSIITGGFLVRTFIIFHDCCHKSFFKQRRANDIVGTITGIMTYVPYLQWKHSHTVHHATCGNLDRRGTGDIWTMTVDEYVRATPLRKLVYRLYRSPFIMFTIGPVYIFLIDYRFNRKRAGAKERYNTYLTNAGIAAVTALLCWAIGWQSFLLIQGTVFFVSSIAGIWLFYVQHQFEDSYYEMNEKWDYVQAAMQGSSYYKLPRVLRWISGNIGFHHIHHLSPRIPNYNLGSVHHANPRMRQVQEITLLTSLASLNFRLWDEASRKFIGFRAFKRMQNAQAAASSL; from the coding sequence ATGATGGAATCAGAGCAGGAAAACTGGCGCAAAGAGATTGCAGCCTACGAAAAACCGCGATTAAAGAACAGTATTTGGCAGCTCGTGAATACGATTGGGCCTGTCGTACTGCTGTGGCTCGCCGCCTATTGGAGCTTATCTGTTTCGATATGGCTAACTCTAGCACTCTCCATCATCACAGGAGGATTTCTGGTACGGACTTTTATTATTTTCCATGATTGTTGTCACAAATCTTTCTTTAAACAACGCAGAGCTAATGACATTGTAGGAACCATTACCGGAATTATGACCTATGTGCCGTACCTTCAATGGAAGCACAGCCATACTGTGCATCATGCGACATGCGGCAATCTCGACCGAAGAGGGACTGGCGATATATGGACGATGACGGTTGATGAATATGTGCGAGCTACGCCTTTACGCAAACTTGTTTATCGGTTGTACCGCAGCCCTTTCATTATGTTTACAATCGGACCGGTATATATCTTCCTGATCGACTATCGCTTTAACCGGAAGCGCGCTGGCGCGAAGGAACGCTACAATACGTATTTGACCAATGCAGGAATCGCCGCCGTTACTGCTCTGCTTTGCTGGGCTATAGGCTGGCAGTCCTTTCTCCTTATTCAGGGCACGGTATTCTTCGTTTCAAGTATTGCTGGGATTTGGCTATTCTACGTTCAGCATCAGTTTGAGGACTCCTATTATGAGATGAATGAGAAATGGGATTACGTGCAAGCTGCGATGCAAGGCAGTTCCTACTATAAATTACCTCGCGTGCTGCGCTGGATTTCAGGTAACATTGGGTTTCATCATATTCATCACTTGAGCCCCAGAATTCCGAACTATAATCTGGGATCTGTGCATCATGCCAACCCACGAATGCGGCAAGTGCAGGAAATTACACTACTCACAAGTCTAGCCTCGCTTAACTTCAGACTGTGGGATGAGGCAAGTAGAAAATTCATTGGTTTCCGAGCATTCAAGCGAATGCAGAATGCACAAGCTGCTGCAAGCTCACTGTAA
- a CDS encoding DUF2089 domain-containing protein, translating into MRYPIITQCPVCDNSLHAVKLECGHCGTKIENNFELSVLAKLSPEQLQFAITFLVNRGNIKEVEKELGISYPTVRGKLNDIITALGYETRKKPEVDEKKVISMLENGEISADEAVKLLKHD; encoded by the coding sequence ATGAGATATCCCATCATCACACAATGCCCCGTATGCGATAATTCGCTGCACGCCGTCAAGCTGGAATGCGGTCATTGCGGGACGAAGATTGAGAACAATTTCGAATTATCCGTGCTCGCTAAGCTTTCGCCCGAGCAGCTCCAGTTTGCAATTACCTTCCTCGTGAACAGAGGCAACATTAAAGAAGTGGAGAAAGAGCTAGGCATTTCTTACCCGACGGTGCGCGGCAAGCTCAATGACATCATTACGGCCCTCGGATACGAAACACGGAAGAAGCCGGAAGTCGATGAGAAGAAGGTCATTTCCATGCTGGAGAATGGCGAAATCAGTGCAGACGAAGCGGTCAAACTGTTGAAACATGACTGA
- a CDS encoding DUF1801 domain-containing protein: protein MNQEVTDFIENVKESWQAQLCQELRQVVHNAIPNVQERIQYKKPHFLLNKKYAAVISTSKDAVSFTIFNAAELELPDVLFEGPPERKTIKFRSGGHIDEGTLTQLVSQAASTL from the coding sequence ATGAACCAAGAAGTTACCGATTTTATCGAGAACGTCAAAGAATCTTGGCAAGCCCAATTGTGCCAGGAGCTGCGCCAAGTCGTTCACAATGCGATTCCCAATGTACAAGAACGTATACAATACAAAAAGCCTCATTTTCTGCTGAACAAGAAATATGCTGCGGTGATCTCGACTTCCAAGGATGCCGTAAGCTTCACGATCTTCAACGCTGCCGAGCTCGAGCTCCCTGATGTTCTGTTCGAAGGTCCACCAGAACGCAAGACAATTAAGTTCCGCAGTGGTGGGCATATTGATGAAGGAACACTAACGCAATTGGTCAGTCAAGCCGCTAGTACGCTGTAA
- a CDS encoding aldo/keto reductase, with product MEKRQYGRTDMNVSILGFGGAEIGFEGVSVEQADKLLGSALDAGLNVIDTAECYATSEELIGKTISKRRGDYYLFTKCGHASGFDQSDWDPAMLEASIDRSLKRLQTDYVDIVHLHGCSEELLRQGDVIDVLKRAQEKGKTRYIGYSGDHKAALYAVQCGAFDSLETSVNIADQEAITLTIPEAQRRGIGVVAKRPIANAAWKTGEKPVSGYHHTYWNRLQELGYDFLQEELNESIGTALRFTLSVPGVNAAIVGTTKPARWSENAHLLAQGLLTAERYEAIRSQWKTKALSDWIGQG from the coding sequence ATGGAGAAGAGGCAGTACGGTAGAACGGACATGAACGTGAGTATTCTTGGTTTCGGTGGTGCAGAGATCGGCTTCGAGGGTGTAAGCGTCGAACAGGCGGACAAGCTGCTCGGCAGCGCGCTCGACGCGGGGCTGAACGTCATCGACACGGCGGAATGTTACGCGACGAGCGAAGAACTAATCGGCAAGACGATCTCGAAGCGGCGCGGAGATTATTATTTGTTCACCAAATGCGGGCACGCGTCCGGCTTCGACCAGTCCGATTGGGATCCGGCCATGCTGGAGGCAAGTATCGACCGCAGCTTGAAGCGATTGCAGACGGACTACGTCGATATCGTGCATCTGCACGGTTGTTCCGAGGAGCTGCTGCGCCAAGGGGACGTCATTGATGTGTTGAAACGAGCGCAAGAGAAAGGCAAGACACGCTATATCGGCTACAGCGGTGATCACAAAGCCGCGCTCTATGCCGTTCAATGCGGCGCGTTCGATTCCCTCGAGACGTCGGTCAACATCGCCGACCAAGAGGCGATAACGCTGACGATTCCGGAGGCTCAGCGGCGAGGCATTGGCGTCGTCGCGAAACGTCCAATCGCGAACGCGGCGTGGAAGACTGGTGAGAAGCCGGTATCCGGCTATCATCACACGTATTGGAATCGGCTGCAGGAGCTCGGCTACGACTTCCTCCAAGAAGAGCTGAACGAATCGATCGGCACCGCGCTTCGCTTCACGCTTTCCGTACCAGGCGTGAACGCTGCAATCGTCGGCACGACGAAGCCGGCCCGCTGGTCGGAGAATGCTCATCTGCTAGCGCAGGGCTTGCTGACTGCGGAACGATACGAGGCGATTCGCTCGCAGTGGAAGACGAAAGCGCTGAGCGATTGGATCGGTCAAGGCTAA
- a CDS encoding YjgB family protein, with protein MNNKSKLVNKIALAGLIAVSTIAATSSPNVHAASATPIATPTATPTASAAQSLSAQKGSTYINTIYKLASVGKIPGLNAIAGKTPISAVHYKWGEPEVGGKLKGNHYELYNFGMGQGAYGFGINKSGVIYDLRNFGQSIDQTVGVKSLTFASVIQTLGKPKEVRFSGTDKIYVYSPAKAYELKFVGPSTVAKGKVAHIDHINVYAAKANT; from the coding sequence ATGAATAACAAATCCAAATTAGTAAATAAGATCGCTTTGGCAGGTTTGATTGCGGTAAGTACGATTGCGGCTACATCCAGCCCGAATGTACATGCGGCATCAGCAACTCCAATAGCGACTCCAACAGCAACTCCAACTGCGTCTGCAGCTCAAAGTTTAAGCGCGCAGAAGGGCAGCACATATATCAATACCATCTACAAGCTTGCAAGTGTTGGTAAAATTCCAGGACTAAACGCTATCGCAGGCAAAACGCCGATCTCGGCTGTTCATTACAAATGGGGCGAACCGGAAGTTGGCGGCAAGCTGAAGGGCAACCATTACGAATTGTACAACTTCGGCATGGGACAAGGCGCTTACGGCTTCGGAATCAACAAATCCGGTGTCATCTATGATCTGCGCAACTTCGGACAGTCCATCGACCAGACTGTAGGCGTTAAATCGCTGACGTTCGCCTCCGTCATCCAAACCTTGGGCAAGCCTAAAGAAGTCCGCTTCAGCGGTACAGACAAAATTTATGTATATAGTCCTGCTAAAGCCTACGAACTGAAATTCGTCGGCCCAAGCACAGTAGCCAAAGGCAAAGTAGCCCATATTGACCACATCAACGTTTATGCTGCCAAAGCGAACACGTAA
- a CDS encoding GerAB/ArcD/ProY family transporter, producing the protein MKIGSYPMFWMVSISSIIVSSYLPIRLAVAESRQDCWISMLLGGMIMMATTWLMLRVCMQNKDKTLVSFMKDLLGTFLGKTLAIVYFLLWLWQLSMLTTAMVEFQNLILLHNTPTIVLIVCTLFLAAYAVYRGGLTAVSRCAEVIGPFFLLFCYSHLFLNFKYIDMKRILPIYADSGWIHILKGTLYSYNYMVDPTIILMLFFFAANKRTASRAILWGTAVAMIWAVLTTLVVLFVTGPNMAAELVHPTYYLTKFVTILNFIQNIDSFYVTFWMFGNFIKLSVYLFILSYGLSEWTGFKNWKLIACVMTIIWLAIVIYCSHHIRITHMFKSLYLICGLYPFVYIVIPLLLWMIGSIRGAGRRPV; encoded by the coding sequence ATGAAGATAGGCAGTTACCCTATGTTCTGGATGGTTAGCATTTCTTCCATTATCGTGAGCTCCTACCTCCCAATCCGATTAGCCGTGGCAGAATCAAGACAGGATTGTTGGATTTCCATGCTGCTTGGAGGCATGATCATGATGGCCACCACATGGCTCATGCTCCGGGTATGCATGCAGAATAAGGATAAAACATTAGTATCCTTCATGAAAGACCTATTAGGCACTTTTCTTGGCAAAACGCTTGCCATCGTTTATTTCCTGCTTTGGCTTTGGCAGTTATCGATGTTAACAACGGCCATGGTCGAATTTCAAAACCTGATTCTGTTACATAACACACCTACTATCGTGCTCATCGTATGTACGTTGTTCCTCGCTGCTTATGCGGTATATCGAGGCGGATTAACCGCAGTTAGTCGATGTGCGGAGGTCATTGGCCCTTTCTTTCTCTTATTCTGTTACTCCCACCTGTTCCTTAACTTCAAATACATCGATATGAAGCGAATATTGCCCATCTATGCGGATTCAGGGTGGATTCACATTTTGAAGGGAACCTTATATTCGTACAACTATATGGTGGATCCAACGATCATCCTTATGTTGTTCTTCTTCGCCGCGAACAAACGAACTGCCTCGCGCGCGATCCTCTGGGGCACGGCGGTTGCCATGATATGGGCCGTATTAACCACCTTGGTCGTCCTATTCGTAACCGGACCGAACATGGCCGCTGAATTGGTTCATCCGACGTACTATCTAACGAAATTTGTTACCATTCTTAATTTTATTCAAAACATCGATTCGTTTTACGTCACCTTCTGGATGTTCGGTAACTTTATTAAATTATCCGTATACCTGTTCATTCTTAGCTATGGATTATCCGAATGGACCGGCTTTAAGAATTGGAAGCTAATCGCTTGTGTAATGACAATTATCTGGCTCGCGATTGTAATCTATTGTTCGCACCATATACGGATTACCCATATGTTTAAAAGCCTTTACCTCATTTGCGGCCTCTACCCTTTTGTGTACATTGTCATTCCTTTACTACTATGGATGATCGGAAGTATACGCGGCGCCGGAAGACGACCAGTCTAA
- a CDS encoding Ger(x)C family spore germination protein, which yields MVKLVIITCISFIVLSVSSGCTDFDEPNQLAFVIGTAIDCADNGEMEISQQIVITSQTPSKGGSFSGSNNYIILSAKGKDIFEAQQKIQRETSRRLMMNHRILIAISEEFFNKNDVRKIFDKLGRDPANSLRDIIVLIKGSSAKQFLKMKHPMEPLSSIGEDKKLHTNAIRSFSSRTLIIESLTDGIRSMLPVIQIKQPKNNSKIMNTNMIVSKYAVLDKQLKVRGILDDVEGGRAGWMSGNETVQGVTIPWKDGKSYLSFRLTHLKRRVHATSVDGADKKQVVMSVKAQAYLLENTTPLNLSDVNNVIVIQNYMDEQLEKELQQTMDKVQSWGEDIFGIGEFLHRKYPYWWKSHKTEWEQHFKDIDVKVKVNIDFKSIGMIGKL from the coding sequence ATGGTCAAGCTGGTGATCATAACCTGCATTTCTTTCATAGTTCTATCGGTTTCCTCTGGCTGTACGGATTTTGACGAACCGAATCAACTGGCTTTTGTAATTGGGACGGCGATTGATTGTGCGGATAATGGGGAGATGGAGATAAGCCAACAAATCGTAATCACTTCTCAAACACCGAGTAAAGGCGGAAGCTTCAGCGGTTCTAATAATTATATTATCCTGTCGGCCAAAGGCAAGGATATCTTTGAAGCGCAGCAAAAAATCCAAAGAGAAACATCCCGGAGATTAATGATGAACCATCGTATCTTAATTGCGATAAGCGAAGAGTTTTTCAATAAGAACGATGTAAGGAAAATATTTGATAAGCTTGGCAGAGATCCAGCGAATAGCTTGAGAGATATTATCGTTCTGATTAAAGGAAGCAGCGCAAAGCAATTCCTGAAGATGAAGCATCCGATGGAACCACTCTCCAGCATTGGTGAAGACAAGAAACTACATACGAATGCAATAAGGAGCTTCTCTTCAAGGACACTCATTATTGAAAGTCTCACGGATGGCATTCGATCTATGCTGCCGGTCATTCAAATAAAACAGCCCAAGAACAACAGCAAGATCATGAACACGAATATGATTGTGTCCAAGTACGCTGTCTTGGACAAGCAGCTCAAAGTCAGAGGCATATTGGACGATGTCGAAGGCGGAAGGGCAGGCTGGATGTCGGGTAATGAAACGGTTCAAGGCGTAACCATTCCATGGAAGGACGGCAAAAGCTACTTATCTTTTCGATTGACCCATCTCAAACGCCGAGTCCATGCAACAAGTGTAGATGGCGCTGACAAGAAACAGGTTGTAATGAGCGTAAAGGCACAAGCTTACCTTCTTGAGAATACGACTCCATTAAACCTCTCAGATGTCAATAACGTGATTGTCATCCAGAACTACATGGACGAGCAATTAGAGAAGGAATTGCAGCAGACAATGGATAAAGTTCAGAGTTGGGGTGAAGACATATTCGGCATTGGGGAATTCCTTCATCGCAAATATCCTTATTGGTGGAAGTCGCACAAAACGGAATGGGAGCAGCATTTCAAAGACATTGACGTTAAAGTTAAAGTGAATATTGATTTCAAATCCATTGGGATGATCGGAAAGTTGTAA
- a CDS encoding spore germination protein codes for MSSISSNLNVNEAYLREQFTNCSDVVFRTFTLEDETILLLVYLDGMVRTQGVEENILKPLLFNGLPHGMDRIQSLTEMFRREWIPLSSVKTDDCQEDLIQHILQGSLAIMVNGEASAIIAQVQEYEKRSIQEPKKESTLRGAKEGFVENLRTNTSLIRRRIVHQQLKMESYTIGKYTQTEVVLTYMKGIADEKVLTEVREKLGKIELDGVIDSSYIEEWLENNSYSMFPQIMNTERPDIVTASLLEGKIALITNGTPFALVLPITFWSGLQSADDYFERFVFVICMRMIRYLMAFIAFSLPAIYVALSTFHSEMVPVNLMLGIATARESSPFPTVIEMLLMMVIFDGLQEAGVHLPTQLGPIISIIGALIIGQAAVEAGIISTPIIIVISLTGVAAYTIPKYSSTLPFRIIRYLLMLISSLLGFVGFTFGIIFLLINLVMLESFGTPYMSPVAPFDSKRIKDMIIRYPFWMKNGRDKKGRQ; via the coding sequence TTGAGTTCAATAAGCAGCAATCTCAACGTGAATGAAGCTTACTTACGAGAACAATTCACGAATTGCTCAGATGTCGTATTCCGTACTTTTACATTGGAAGATGAAACGATACTGCTGCTTGTTTATTTGGATGGCATGGTTCGAACCCAAGGCGTTGAGGAAAACATCTTGAAGCCCCTCCTATTCAACGGCCTGCCACATGGCATGGATCGTATCCAGTCGCTCACAGAGATGTTCAGACGCGAATGGATTCCGTTATCAAGTGTGAAGACGGACGATTGCCAAGAGGATCTGATCCAGCATATCCTGCAAGGCAGTCTAGCCATTATGGTGAATGGCGAGGCTTCTGCAATCATTGCTCAGGTTCAAGAATATGAGAAAAGAAGCATTCAAGAGCCGAAGAAAGAATCCACCTTGCGTGGTGCCAAGGAAGGCTTCGTCGAGAATCTTCGCACGAATACGTCATTAATTAGACGTAGAATTGTGCATCAGCAGTTAAAAATGGAATCTTATACGATAGGCAAATACACGCAAACCGAAGTTGTACTGACATACATGAAAGGCATTGCAGATGAGAAGGTATTAACGGAAGTCCGAGAGAAACTAGGTAAGATCGAGCTAGATGGCGTCATTGATTCTTCTTATATCGAGGAATGGCTGGAGAACAACTCCTACTCCATGTTTCCGCAAATCATGAACACCGAGCGTCCGGATATCGTGACCGCTAGTTTATTAGAGGGAAAGATCGCGCTTATTACGAACGGAACACCCTTTGCGCTTGTTCTTCCGATTACGTTCTGGTCGGGGCTTCAATCCGCGGACGACTATTTCGAAAGATTCGTATTCGTCATTTGCATGCGTATGATCCGCTATCTCATGGCTTTTATTGCATTTTCCTTGCCTGCGATCTATGTTGCTCTCTCGACGTTTCATTCGGAGATGGTCCCTGTGAATCTAATGCTTGGCATTGCGACGGCTAGGGAAAGCTCGCCTTTTCCAACCGTCATTGAAATGTTACTGATGATGGTCATCTTCGACGGATTACAAGAGGCTGGCGTTCATCTTCCCACTCAACTCGGACCGATCATTAGCATTATTGGAGCACTCATTATCGGACAAGCCGCGGTTGAAGCCGGAATCATTTCTACGCCTATTATCATCGTCATATCCTTGACGGGCGTTGCAGCGTATACGATTCCGAAATACAGCTCCACCCTTCCATTTCGCATAATCAGATACTTGCTGATGCTCATATCCAGCTTGCTCGGTTTTGTCGGTTTTACGTTCGGCATCATCTTCTTGCTCATCAATCTGGTGATGCTCGAGTCATTCGGAACCCCGTATATGAGTCCTGTGGCCCCGTTCGATAGTAAACGGATCAAAGACATGATTATTCGTTATCCATTCTGGATGAAGAACGGTCGCGATAAGAAAGGGCGTCAGTGA
- the ilvB gene encoding biosynthetic-type acetolactate synthase large subunit — protein MNHLYKNDMVTGSEALIRSLHIEGVECVFGIPGGSVLNIYDAIHEVPAFEHILARHEQGAIHAADGYARATGKVGVCFATSGPGATNLVTGIATAYMDSVPLVVITGNVPTALIGTDAFQEADITGITMPISKHNFLVRDVYELPGIIHEAFYIASTGRKGPVIFDIPKDVSSQMMMFQYPPDIPSIRGYKPNGQPSETQIQKLLRAIEEAERPVILAGGGVVYSDASKELLEFAEKTQIPVTTTLLGLGGFPSAHELWIGMPGMHGTYTANKALQNCDLLISIGARFDDRVTMKTSGFAPKARTIAHIDIDPAEIGKIVETGIPCIGDVKLVLQQANINAKPGKSEAWMNEIQANKREFPLRYADSDKPLKPQFVMEMISETTNGEAIITTDVGQNQMWAAQFYQFKHPRSLITSGGLGTMGFGFPSAIGAQVGNPGRLVVSVNGDGGFQMCAQELAICAIHNIPVKIVILNNQVLGMIRQWQELIYDDRFSHMDLSGSPDFVKLAEAYGVTGLRATNKEEARKAWQEAMDNPGPVLIDFVINQDENVYPMVTPGSTIDDMIMGDEA, from the coding sequence ATGAACCATCTTTATAAGAACGATATGGTAACCGGATCAGAGGCGCTTATTCGAAGTTTGCATATTGAAGGCGTGGAATGTGTATTTGGGATTCCTGGGGGAAGCGTTTTGAACATCTACGACGCGATTCATGAAGTTCCGGCATTTGAACACATTTTGGCTCGCCATGAGCAAGGGGCCATTCATGCTGCCGATGGGTATGCGCGCGCTACCGGCAAAGTTGGCGTTTGCTTCGCAACATCTGGGCCAGGGGCGACAAATTTGGTTACGGGTATCGCTACAGCATACATGGACTCAGTTCCATTAGTTGTCATCACTGGGAATGTCCCGACCGCCTTAATCGGTACGGATGCGTTTCAAGAAGCCGATATTACCGGCATTACAATGCCGATCTCGAAGCACAACTTCTTAGTACGGGATGTCTATGAATTGCCAGGAATTATTCATGAGGCGTTCTATATTGCTTCCACTGGACGCAAAGGTCCTGTTATTTTCGATATTCCTAAGGATGTATCCAGCCAAATGATGATGTTTCAATATCCGCCTGATATTCCTTCCATTCGGGGCTATAAGCCGAACGGACAGCCAAGTGAGACACAAATTCAGAAACTACTGCGAGCTATTGAAGAGGCAGAAAGACCCGTCATATTGGCCGGCGGAGGCGTCGTTTATTCCGATGCTTCCAAGGAATTGCTCGAATTTGCTGAGAAGACGCAGATTCCCGTCACGACAACATTGCTTGGATTAGGCGGCTTTCCAAGCGCGCATGAATTATGGATAGGGATGCCAGGCATGCACGGAACGTACACAGCTAATAAAGCACTGCAGAATTGCGATCTTCTCATCAGTATCGGCGCACGCTTCGACGACAGAGTAACGATGAAGACAAGCGGATTTGCACCGAAAGCGAGGACAATCGCGCATATTGATATCGATCCGGCGGAAATTGGAAAAATCGTCGAAACGGGAATCCCGTGCATCGGCGATGTGAAGCTCGTGCTTCAACAAGCCAATATAAATGCAAAGCCTGGAAAGTCGGAAGCTTGGATGAATGAAATTCAAGCAAACAAACGAGAATTCCCTCTTCGTTATGCGGATTCGGACAAGCCTTTGAAGCCGCAATTCGTAATGGAGATGATTAGCGAAACGACGAATGGGGAAGCGATCATTACGACGGACGTCGGGCAGAATCAAATGTGGGCGGCACAATTCTATCAGTTCAAGCATCCTCGCTCGCTCATTACCTCAGGAGGGCTCGGAACGATGGGCTTTGGATTCCCATCTGCTATCGGAGCGCAGGTAGGCAACCCTGGCCGACTTGTGGTGTCCGTTAATGGAGATGGCGGGTTTCAAATGTGCGCGCAAGAGCTTGCGATCTGTGCGATTCATAACATTCCCGTTAAGATTGTCATCCTTAACAATCAAGTACTAGGCATGATCCGGCAATGGCAGGAGCTTATCTATGATGATCGCTTTAGTCATATGGACCTCTCCGGAAGCCCGGATTTCGTAAAGCTGGCTGAAGCATATGGCGTTACCGGGCTCAGGGCAACGAACAAAGAAGAAGCACGCAAGGCATGGCAGGAAGCAATGGACAACCCTGGTCCTGTACTCATTGATTTTGTCATCAATCAAGATGAGAATGTGTACCCCATGGTTACCCCAGGTTCAACGATCGATGACATGATTATGGGGGATGAAGCATGA
- the ilvN gene encoding acetolactate synthase small subunit, translated as MKRHTISVLVNDHPGVLQRVAGLFGRRGFNIDSITVGQSEETGLSRMIIATVGDDKTLEQVKRQLEKLIDVIHVIELSANPLVERELALIKVNSVFSVLPTVISIAKAYRASVVDVGAESLIIQVVGNQDKINSLVELLRPYGILELTRTGLTAMNR; from the coding sequence ATGAAGCGGCACACGATATCGGTACTTGTAAACGACCATCCTGGAGTTTTGCAGCGAGTCGCGGGGTTATTTGGCCGCCGCGGATTCAATATTGACAGCATTACCGTAGGCCAGTCCGAGGAAACGGGATTGTCCCGCATGATTATTGCGACCGTCGGCGATGATAAAACTCTTGAGCAAGTGAAACGGCAGCTTGAGAAGCTCATTGACGTCATTCATGTTATTGAATTAAGTGCGAATCCGCTGGTTGAGAGGGAGCTTGCACTCATAAAAGTAAATTCGGTCTTTAGCGTCTTACCGACGGTAATCAGTATTGCTAAAGCCTATCGAGCTTCTGTGGTGGATGTTGGAGCGGAGAGCCTGATCATTCAAGTTGTCGGCAATCAAGATAAAATCAATTCATTGGTCGAGCTTCTAAGACCGTATGGGATTCTGGAACTCACTCGAACGGGCTTAACAGCGATGAATCGTTGA